One Micropterus dolomieu isolate WLL.071019.BEF.003 ecotype Adirondacks linkage group LG23, ASM2129224v1, whole genome shotgun sequence DNA window includes the following coding sequences:
- the gucy2d gene encoding retinal guanylyl cyclase 1, translating into MASHRDPRFLHNLSYHPRWQHDLGKVKRKRHMQTVVTNSCSGYSLDKSLAASSSSSGPLSSKPQLLSSPVQRYRSCWGNWFLLPLLIVSLLPCQAWGTTFKVALVGPWTCDMLYSKALPDLAARLATTRINKDPSLNKGYWYDYTLINEDCKSSRALARFAELKGYGAAFLGPANPGYCSSAALYAKEWDIGILSWGCLKPHMKRGEMYPTFLQPLPLSSNVLFTVLRYFHWAHVAIISEETDIWESTGQELASSLRALGLPVNPVVTMGDDKDGPRRALTKVREADRVRVVIMCMPSVLIGGQSQYQLLTTALAMRMIDRGYVFIPYDTLLYALPYEDAHYYSLGNDTKLRKAYDGVLTITMDSGERNFYEAFKDAQDSYEIRSSTPPEQVSPFFGTIYNMMYYIAMAAEQARVNEGRWVTGQILGDSKGGFEFKGFNQLLRAGRNGEGMQARYVVLDYSGMGTTLYSTHILAAAHTDGKTGGLKYLSRSIHFAGSTPYTDSSCWFSPYFACSGGIDSVSLFILFFVFILLAGLGVNFLMGVKKGRVGLSSGSGNGGSKKIVLTLDDLVFINTQVSKRKINDESILRSQLDVKTPQHSVSGRSYLASSPERSNVAVFEGDWVWLKKCPAGAVSGFNSDTEFVFVKLRDMRHENLNLFLGLFFDSGIFGVVTEHCTRGSLEDLLGNEEVRLDWMFKSSLLIDLIRGMKYLHNRDVVHGRLKSRNCVVDGRFVLKVTDYGFNEILISQSIESDDGKPENLLWTSPELLRSSSLRSKGTFAGDVYSFAIVAQEVICRCTPFCMLDMPPKEIISKVKEPPPLCRPVVSVDEAPLDVIQIVKQAWSEDPDKRPTFEEIFKQFKSITKGKKTNIIDSMLRMLEQYSSNLEDLIRERTEELEVERQKTDQLVAQMLPKSVAQALKTGKPVKPEHFSEVTLYFSDIVGFTTISALSEPIEVVDLLNDLYTLFDAIIGLHDVYKVETIGDAYMVASGVPNRNGNRHAAEMANMSLDILHCIGTFKMRHMPELKVRIRIGLHSGPVVAGVVGLTMPRYCLFGDTVNTASRMESTGLPYRIHVNQSTVDILNSLKLGYKIDVRGLTELKGKGIENTFWLVGREDFTKPLPIPPDTQGGSNHGISLEEIPVDRRQKFLDRQKKMG; encoded by the exons ATGGCAAGTCACAGGGACCCTCGCTTTCTGCACAACCTGTCCTACCACCCACGATGGCAGCACGACTTAGGAaaagtgaagagaaaaagacataTGCAGACAGTGGTTACAAACAGTTGCAGTGGATATAGTCTGGATAAATCATTAGCAGCTTCATCATCGTCATCAGGGCCATTGTCATCAAAACCACAGTTACTATCGTCCCCTGTGCAACGCTACAGGAGCTGTTGGGGGAACTGGTTTCTTCTGCCCTTACTCATAGTCTCATTACTACCCTGTCAAGCTTGGGGGACCACCTTCAAGGTGGCCCTGGTTGGACCCTGGACATGTGACATGTTATACTCTAAAGCCCTCCCTGACTTGGCAGCCCGCCTTGCCACCACTCGCATAAACAAGGACCCTTCCCTCAACAAAGGCTACTGGTATGACTACACACTGATTAATGAGGACTGCAAGTCCTCCCGTGCCCTTGCTCGCTTTGCGGAGCTGAAAGGTTATGGTGCTGCTTTCCTGGGCCCCGCCAATCCAGGCTACTGCTCCTCAGCTGCTTTGTACGCAAAAGAGTGGGATATTGGGATTCTTTCCTGGGGTTGCCTCAAACCACACatgaaaagaggagaaatgtaCCCCACCTTCCTGCAGCCGCTGCCACTGTCCTCCAATGTACTCTTCACTGTGTTGCGGTACTTTCATTGGGCCCATGTGGCCATAATCTCGGAGGAGACAGACATCTGGGAATCCACAGGACAGGAGCTGGCCTCATCACTGAGGGCCCTTGGCCTGCCTGTCAACCCTGTGGTCACTATGGGGGACGACAAGGATGGGCCTCGGAGGGCCCTAACAAAAGTACGGGAAGCAGACCGGGTCAGAG TGGTCATTATGTGCATGCCTTCTGTCCTGATTGGTGGCCAATCCCAGTACCAACTTCTGACAACAGCCTTGGCCATGCGTATGATCGACCGTGGCTATGTGTTCATCCCCTACGACACCCTGCTCTATGCGTTACCCTATGAGGATGCACATTACTATTCGCTAGGCAATGACACCAAGCTGCGGAAAGCCTATGACGGGGTCCTCACCATCACAATGGACTCCGGAGAACGCAATTTCTATGAGGCCTTCAAAGATGCTCAGGACAGCTATGAAATTCGCAGCAGCACCCCACCAGAGCAG GTTTCTCCATTTTTTGGCACCATCTACAACATGATGTACTACATAGCTATGGCTGCTGAGCAGGCCCGTGTCAATGAAGGCCGTTGGGTAACTGGTCAGATCCTAGGTGACAGCAAGGGTGGCTTTGAATTTAAAGGCTTTAATCAGCTCTTGAGGGCCGGCAGGAATGGCGAAGGTATGCAGGCTCGCTATGTAGTGCTGGACTACAGTGGCATGGGCACCACTCTCTACTCCACTCATATTCTGGCGGCTGCTCATACAGATGGCAAGACTGGGGGCTTGAAATACCTCAGTCGTTCGATCCATTTTGCAGGCAGCACGCCCTACACAGACTCAAGCTGCTGGTTTAGCCCATACTTTGCCTGTAGTGGAG GCATAGATTCAGTCTCTCTCTTCATtctgttctttgtgtttattttattggctGGACTTGGAGTTAACTTTCTTATGGGTGTCAA AAAAGGCAGAGTTGGGCTCAGCTCTGGAAGTGGTAACGGTGGATCAAAGAAGATAGTTCTGACCCTGGATGACCTGGTCTTCATCAACACTCAAGTCAGCAAACGG aagATCAATGACGAAAGTATCTTGAGAAGCCAGCTGGATGTGAAGACCCCTCAACACTCGGTGTCTGGTCGCAGCTACTTGGCCTCCTCTCCAGAAAGATCCAACGTTGCCGTGTTTGAG GGTGACTGGGTTTGGTTGAAGAAATGTCCCGCTGGAGCAGTGTCGGGTTTCAACAGCGACACTGAGTTTGTCTTTGTCAAg CTCAGAGACATGAGGCATGAGAACCTCAATCTGTTCCTCGGACTGTTCTTCGACTCTGGGATCTTTGGTGTTGTGACTGAGCACTGCACCAGGGGCAGCTTGGAGGATCTGCTCGGCAACGAGGAAGTGCGTCTCGACTGGATGTTCAAGTCTTCCCTGTTAATAGATCTGATTCGA GGAATGAAGTACCTGCACAATCGTGACGTCGTCCACGGGCGGCTCAAGTCCCGTAACTGTGTGGTGGACGGACGCTTTGTATTGAAGGTGACGGATTATGGGTTCAACGAAATTTTGATTTCCCAGAGCATTGAGAGTGACGATGGAAAGCCAGAGA atCTGCTTTGGACGTCTCCTGAGCTGCTGCGAAGTTCCAGTCTGAGGAGTAAGGGCACTTTCGCCGGAGATGTCTACAGCTTCGCCATCGTAGCGCAGGAGGTCATCTGTCGCTGTACACCTTTCTGCATGCTGGACATGCCTCCCAAAG AGATCATCAGCAAGGTCAAAGAGCCTCCTCCGCTGTGTCGGCCTGTTGTGTCCGTTGACGAGGCCCCACTGGACGTGATACAGATTGTAAAACAGGCCTGGAGTGAGGATCCTGATAAGAGGCCGACGTTTGAGGAGATCTTCAAACAG TTCAAGAGCATCACCAAGGGAAAGAAGACCAACATCATCGACTCTATGCTGCGCATGTTGGAACAGTACTCCTCCAACTTGGAGGATCTGAttagagagaggacagaggagctggaggtggagagacagaagaCTGACCAACTTGTGGCTCAGATGTTGCCCAA GTCTGTGGCCCAGGCGTTGAAGACAGGGAAGCCCGTTAAACCCGAGCACTTCAGCGAGGTCACGCTGTACTTCAGTGACATCGTGGGCTTCACCACCATCTCTGCCCTCAGCGAGCCCATCGAGGTGGTCGACTTACTCAATGACCTCTACACACTCTTTGATGCTATCATTGGACTGCATGATGTCTACAAG GTGGAAACTATCGGAGATGCCTACATGGTAGCCTCAGGAGTCCCCAATAGGAACGGCAACCGCCATGCAGCTGAGATGGCCAACATGTCTCTTGACATCCTCCACTGCATTGGGACCTTCAAGATGAGGCACATGCCTGAGCTAAAAGTCAGGATCCGCATTGGCCTGCACTCTG GCCCAGTGGTAGCAGGAGTAGTGGGTCTCACGATGCCTCGATACTGTCTGTTTGGAGACACTGTGAACACAGCATCTCGAATGGAGTCCACAGGGTTGC CTTACAGAATCCATGTCAACCAAAGCACAGTTGATATCCTGAACAGCTTGAAGCTGGGATACAAAATTGATGTCAGAGGCTTGACAGAGTTAAAG GGAAAAGGGATTGAGAACACATTTTGGTTGGTAGGGCGGGAGGATTTCACCAAGCCTCTGCCTATTCCTCCAGACACTCAAGG GGGAAGCAATCATGGTATCAGTTTAGAGGAGATACCTGTTGACAGAAGACAAAAGTTCTTGGATCGACAGAAGAAGATGGgctag
- the hsd20b2 gene encoding hydroxysteroid (20-beta) dehydrogenase 2 isoform X5, producing MSTGLFQCGCGNQFIIKVVTGATSGIGKAYASELAHRGLDVILISRSDEKLEMVAKEIQDQYGRKTRTIQVDFTDGHSIYPSIAEALQGLEIGILVNNVGIAYSDHFAYFLEIPDAEQKITEIINCNMLSIPQMTRLVLPGMVERGRGLIINISSEVGIRPQPLLSLYSATKIFVIYFSQCLHAEYKSKGIIVQCVAPFLVSTNMTKNVTVNCFVKTASGFVREALNTVGHSSYTSGCLSHALQNMALTILLPDWLRMSTVLIRKLHNLAKVSKHERRECREKDKLSKKEE from the exons ATGTCAACAGGGTTATTTCAGTGTGGGTGTGGAAACCAGTTTATAATAAAAG TTGTCACTGGTGCCACATCTGGTATTGGTAAAGCTTATGCCAGCGAG CTGGCACACAGAGGCCTTGATGTTATTTTGATAAGCAGATCTGATGAAAAGCTTGAAATGGTTGCCAAAGAAATAC AGGATCAGTATGGACGAAAGACTCGCACCATCCAAGTGGACTTCACAGACGGCCACAGTATCTACCCTTCTATAGCTGAAGCACTACAGGGATTGGAGATAGGAATTCTGG TTAACAATGTAGGAATAGCCTATTCTGATCATTTTGCGTATTTCCTGGAAATACCAGATGCTGAACAG AAAATCACTGAGATTATCAACTGTAACATGCTGTCTATCCCACAG ATGACCAGACTGGTTCTTCCAGGCATGGTTGAAAG AGGGAGAGGGCTGATCATCAATATATCCTCCGAAGTGGGCATCCGTCCACAGCCTTTGTTGTCCCTTTATTCTGCCACTAAG atttttgtAATATATTTCTCTCAGTGTCTGCATGCTGAGTACAAGTCAAAGGGCATTATTGTTCAG TGTGTGGCCCCCTTCCTGGTTTCCACCAACATGACAAAGAATGTGACAGTCAACTGCTTTGTGAAGACTGCTTCAGGCTTTGTCCGCGAGGCCTTGAACACTGTGGGTCACTCCAGTTACACCAGCGGCTGCCTGTCCCATGCACTCCAG AACATGGCTCTCACAATACTGCTGCCGGACTGGCTGCGTATGTCAACAGTCCTCATAAGAAAGCTACATAACCTTGCAAAAGTCAGCAAACATGAAAGAAGAGAATGCAGGGAAAAGGATAAGCTCAGTAAAAAGGAGGAGTAG
- the hsd20b2 gene encoding hydroxysteroid (20-beta) dehydrogenase 2 isoform X3, which translates to MSFSDMLAILGGFTVVFHLLKLVWRCWCGFREFVLSELWQVDLRTYGQWAVVTGATSGIGKAYASELAHRGLDVILISRSDEKLEMVAKEIQDQYGRKTRTIQVDFTDGHSIYPSIAEALQGLEIGILVNNVGIAYSDHFAYFLEIPDAEQMTRLVLPGMVERGRGLIINISSEVGIRPQPLLSLYSATKIFVIYFSQCLHAEYKSKGIIVQCVAPFLVSTNMTKNVTVNCFVKTASGFVREALNTVGHSSYTSGCLSHALQNMALTILLPDWLRMSTVLIRKLHNLAKVSKHERRECREKDKLSKKEE; encoded by the exons ATGTCATTCAGTGACATGCTGGCCATCCTTGGGGGATTTACAGTTGTTTTCCACCTGTTGAAACTGGTCTGGAGATGTTGGTGTGGATTCAGAGagtttgttttgtcagagcTTTGGCAAGTTGATTTAAGGACATATGGACAATGGGcag TTGTCACTGGTGCCACATCTGGTATTGGTAAAGCTTATGCCAGCGAG CTGGCACACAGAGGCCTTGATGTTATTTTGATAAGCAGATCTGATGAAAAGCTTGAAATGGTTGCCAAAGAAATAC AGGATCAGTATGGACGAAAGACTCGCACCATCCAAGTGGACTTCACAGACGGCCACAGTATCTACCCTTCTATAGCTGAAGCACTACAGGGATTGGAGATAGGAATTCTGG TTAACAATGTAGGAATAGCCTATTCTGATCATTTTGCGTATTTCCTGGAAATACCAGATGCTGAACAG ATGACCAGACTGGTTCTTCCAGGCATGGTTGAAAG AGGGAGAGGGCTGATCATCAATATATCCTCCGAAGTGGGCATCCGTCCACAGCCTTTGTTGTCCCTTTATTCTGCCACTAAG atttttgtAATATATTTCTCTCAGTGTCTGCATGCTGAGTACAAGTCAAAGGGCATTATTGTTCAG TGTGTGGCCCCCTTCCTGGTTTCCACCAACATGACAAAGAATGTGACAGTCAACTGCTTTGTGAAGACTGCTTCAGGCTTTGTCCGCGAGGCCTTGAACACTGTGGGTCACTCCAGTTACACCAGCGGCTGCCTGTCCCATGCACTCCAG AACATGGCTCTCACAATACTGCTGCCGGACTGGCTGCGTATGTCAACAGTCCTCATAAGAAAGCTACATAACCTTGCAAAAGTCAGCAAACATGAAAGAAGAGAATGCAGGGAAAAGGATAAGCTCAGTAAAAAGGAGGAGTAG
- the hsd20b2 gene encoding hydroxysteroid (20-beta) dehydrogenase 2 isoform X4 codes for MAGCAVHWRENLQEIRVLLVVTGATSGIGKAYASELAHRGLDVILISRSDEKLEMVAKEIQDQYGRKTRTIQVDFTDGHSIYPSIAEALQGLEIGILVNNVGIAYSDHFAYFLEIPDAEQKITEIINCNMLSIPQMTRLVLPGMVERGRGLIINISSEVGIRPQPLLSLYSATKIFVIYFSQCLHAEYKSKGIIVQCVAPFLVSTNMTKNVTVNCFVKTASGFVREALNTVGHSSYTSGCLSHALQNMALTILLPDWLRMSTVLIRKLHNLAKVSKHERRECREKDKLSKKEE; via the exons atggcaggctgtgcagttcattggagagagaacctccaggaaatccgtgttctacttg TTGTCACTGGTGCCACATCTGGTATTGGTAAAGCTTATGCCAGCGAG CTGGCACACAGAGGCCTTGATGTTATTTTGATAAGCAGATCTGATGAAAAGCTTGAAATGGTTGCCAAAGAAATAC AGGATCAGTATGGACGAAAGACTCGCACCATCCAAGTGGACTTCACAGACGGCCACAGTATCTACCCTTCTATAGCTGAAGCACTACAGGGATTGGAGATAGGAATTCTGG TTAACAATGTAGGAATAGCCTATTCTGATCATTTTGCGTATTTCCTGGAAATACCAGATGCTGAACAG AAAATCACTGAGATTATCAACTGTAACATGCTGTCTATCCCACAG ATGACCAGACTGGTTCTTCCAGGCATGGTTGAAAG AGGGAGAGGGCTGATCATCAATATATCCTCCGAAGTGGGCATCCGTCCACAGCCTTTGTTGTCCCTTTATTCTGCCACTAAG atttttgtAATATATTTCTCTCAGTGTCTGCATGCTGAGTACAAGTCAAAGGGCATTATTGTTCAG TGTGTGGCCCCCTTCCTGGTTTCCACCAACATGACAAAGAATGTGACAGTCAACTGCTTTGTGAAGACTGCTTCAGGCTTTGTCCGCGAGGCCTTGAACACTGTGGGTCACTCCAGTTACACCAGCGGCTGCCTGTCCCATGCACTCCAG AACATGGCTCTCACAATACTGCTGCCGGACTGGCTGCGTATGTCAACAGTCCTCATAAGAAAGCTACATAACCTTGCAAAAGTCAGCAAACATGAAAGAAGAGAATGCAGGGAAAAGGATAAGCTCAGTAAAAAGGAGGAGTAG
- the hsd20b2 gene encoding hydroxysteroid (20-beta) dehydrogenase 2 isoform X1, with the protein MSFSDMLAILGGFTVVFHLLKLVWRCWCGFREFVLSELWQVDLRTYGQWAVVTGATSGIGKAYASELAHRGLDVILISRSDEKLEMVAKEIQDQYGRKTRTIQVDFTDGHSIYPSIAEALQGLEIGILVNNVGIAYSDHFAYFLEIPDAEQKITEIINCNMLSIPQMTRLVLPGMVERGRGLIINISSEVGIRPQPLLSLYSATKIFVIYFSQCLHAEYKSKGIIVQCVAPFLVSTNMTKNVTVNCFVKTASGFVREALNTVGHSSYTSGCLSHALQNMALTILLPDWLRMSTVLIRKLHNLAKVSKHERRECREKDKLSKKEE; encoded by the exons ATGTCATTCAGTGACATGCTGGCCATCCTTGGGGGATTTACAGTTGTTTTCCACCTGTTGAAACTGGTCTGGAGATGTTGGTGTGGATTCAGAGagtttgttttgtcagagcTTTGGCAAGTTGATTTAAGGACATATGGACAATGGGcag TTGTCACTGGTGCCACATCTGGTATTGGTAAAGCTTATGCCAGCGAG CTGGCACACAGAGGCCTTGATGTTATTTTGATAAGCAGATCTGATGAAAAGCTTGAAATGGTTGCCAAAGAAATAC AGGATCAGTATGGACGAAAGACTCGCACCATCCAAGTGGACTTCACAGACGGCCACAGTATCTACCCTTCTATAGCTGAAGCACTACAGGGATTGGAGATAGGAATTCTGG TTAACAATGTAGGAATAGCCTATTCTGATCATTTTGCGTATTTCCTGGAAATACCAGATGCTGAACAG AAAATCACTGAGATTATCAACTGTAACATGCTGTCTATCCCACAG ATGACCAGACTGGTTCTTCCAGGCATGGTTGAAAG AGGGAGAGGGCTGATCATCAATATATCCTCCGAAGTGGGCATCCGTCCACAGCCTTTGTTGTCCCTTTATTCTGCCACTAAG atttttgtAATATATTTCTCTCAGTGTCTGCATGCTGAGTACAAGTCAAAGGGCATTATTGTTCAG TGTGTGGCCCCCTTCCTGGTTTCCACCAACATGACAAAGAATGTGACAGTCAACTGCTTTGTGAAGACTGCTTCAGGCTTTGTCCGCGAGGCCTTGAACACTGTGGGTCACTCCAGTTACACCAGCGGCTGCCTGTCCCATGCACTCCAG AACATGGCTCTCACAATACTGCTGCCGGACTGGCTGCGTATGTCAACAGTCCTCATAAGAAAGCTACATAACCTTGCAAAAGTCAGCAAACATGAAAGAAGAGAATGCAGGGAAAAGGATAAGCTCAGTAAAAAGGAGGAGTAG
- the hsd20b2 gene encoding hydroxysteroid (20-beta) dehydrogenase 2 isoform X2, which yields MSFSDMLAILGGFTVVFHLLKLVWRCWCGFREFVLSELWQVDLRTYGQWAVVTGATSGIGKAYASELAHRGLDVILISRSDEKLEMVAKEIQDQYGRKTRTIQVDFTDGHSIYPSIAEALQGLEIGILVNNVGIAYSDHFAYFLEIPDAEQKITEIINCNMLSIPQMTRLVLPGMVERGRGLIINISSEVGIRPQPLLSLYSATKIFVIYFSQCLHAEYKSKGIIVQGSPTCPTTIPHPPVCGPLPGFHQHDKECDSQLLCEDCFRLCPRGLEHCGSLQLHQRLPVPCTPEHGSHNTAAGLAAYVNSPHKKAT from the exons ATGTCATTCAGTGACATGCTGGCCATCCTTGGGGGATTTACAGTTGTTTTCCACCTGTTGAAACTGGTCTGGAGATGTTGGTGTGGATTCAGAGagtttgttttgtcagagcTTTGGCAAGTTGATTTAAGGACATATGGACAATGGGcag TTGTCACTGGTGCCACATCTGGTATTGGTAAAGCTTATGCCAGCGAG CTGGCACACAGAGGCCTTGATGTTATTTTGATAAGCAGATCTGATGAAAAGCTTGAAATGGTTGCCAAAGAAATAC AGGATCAGTATGGACGAAAGACTCGCACCATCCAAGTGGACTTCACAGACGGCCACAGTATCTACCCTTCTATAGCTGAAGCACTACAGGGATTGGAGATAGGAATTCTGG TTAACAATGTAGGAATAGCCTATTCTGATCATTTTGCGTATTTCCTGGAAATACCAGATGCTGAACAG AAAATCACTGAGATTATCAACTGTAACATGCTGTCTATCCCACAG ATGACCAGACTGGTTCTTCCAGGCATGGTTGAAAG AGGGAGAGGGCTGATCATCAATATATCCTCCGAAGTGGGCATCCGTCCACAGCCTTTGTTGTCCCTTTATTCTGCCACTAAG atttttgtAATATATTTCTCTCAGTGTCTGCATGCTGAGTACAAGTCAAAGGGCATTATTGTTCAG GGAAGTCCCACCTGTCCAACCACAATCCCCCACCCCCCAGTGTGTGGCCCCCTTCCTGGTTTCCACCAACATGACAAAGAATGTGACAGTCAACTGCTTTGTGAAGACTGCTTCAGGCTTTGTCCGCGAGGCCTTGAACACTGTGGGTCACTCCAGTTACACCAGCGGCTGCCTGTCCCATGCACTCCAG AACATGGCTCTCACAATACTGCTGCCGGACTGGCTGCGTATGTCAACAGTCCTCATAAGAAAGCTACATAA
- the slc12a9 gene encoding solute carrier family 12 member 9: protein MSNERTPLITSGLCGLTTVACVARSDITPESSSGTPSKDPRKLNTFFGVMVPTILSMFSIVLFLRTGFVVGHAGLLQGLLMLIVAYTIISLTILSICAISTNGAIQGGGAYYMISRSLGPEFGGSIGLMFFLAKVCACGEYVLGLVEAILDVFGVDPESSVSGGVRVLPQGYWYTVLYSSVILLLCLLVCLVGAHIYSRTAFAILLVVTVSLLSIFISSVAVKPRDFVITHRGSGNQTLHYNASYTGFNATTLRNNLGSGYTLDYSTNSVMSFATVFAVMFTSCTGIMAGANMSGELKTPSVSIPNGTIVAVFYTFTVYILLFILVSATCDRALLIQDYGFLQKINIWPPFVTIGIYCASLSAAMCAMIGASRILHALALDHLFGLPLAPAAMMSSSGNPWVAVLYTWGLAQCVVFAGQLNAIASLVTVFYLLAYAAVDLACLALEWASAPNFRPTFQLFSWHTCLLGILSCLVMMFVINPVYSSGSIVLLLLLLLFLHYRSPTSSWGYISQALIFHQVRKYLLMLDVRKDHVKFWRPQVLLMVANPRSSCQLILFVNQLKKGGLFVLGHVQLGDLDILPSDPVQQQYNFWLSLVDKLGVKAFVDLTLSPSVRQGTQHLLRITGLGGMKPNTLVLGFYDSSTPEDFFLQDTAFCESSLERGSEGEYNFGVDLPSLQAHFPPVRHVESPRWLSPEEYVGIISDAIKMSKNVCLARHFFQLEGEGKDSKVDGSDRTIDVWPLNLLQPGSRDYEDVCSLFLLQMACVLNMSSKWRHARMRIFLNVETESSDQGWVVNEETFRELLRKLRIRASIKIVPWDSVVQHHIEPDGERSAEPIQALSEDFLSAVNCMLMEHSSQAAVRFLYLPRPPGHHSQSQQYLAQLEAVTNSLGPTLLIHGVTPVTYTDL from the exons ATGTCAAACGAACGCACCCCTTTGatcacctcaggcctgtgtggTCTGACCACAGTGGCATGCGTCGCGAGGTCGGACATCACCCCTGAATCCAGCTCTGGGACACCAAGTAAAGACCCTCGAAAACTGAACACTTTTTTTGGGGTGATGGTGCCAACCATCCTCTCCATGTTCAGCATCGTGCTGTTTCTGAGAACCG GGTTTGTGGTTGGTCATGCTGGGCTGTTACAGGGTCTTTTAATGTTGATTGTAGCCTACACCATTATATCTCTTACAATACTGTCCATCTGTGCCATTTCCACAAATGGTGCCATACAAGGTGGTGGGGCCTACT ACATGATAAGTCGGTCTCTAGGCCCAGAGTTTGGAGGAAGCATCGGTTTGATGTTCTTCCTGGccaaagtgtgtgcatgtggagaATACGTCCTTGGTCTTGTGGAGGCGATACTTGACGTATTTGGTGTGGATCCTG AGTCATCTGTGTCCGGGGGGGTGCGGGTGCTTCCTCAGGGTTACTGGTACACAGTGCTGTACTCCTCTGTAATCCTCCTGCTCTGTCTGCTTGTCTGCCTGGTGGGCGCCCACATCTACTCCCGCACCGCCTTCGCCATCCTGCTGGTGGTCACTGTATCCTTGCTGTCCATCTTCATCAGTTCTGTGGCGGTCAAACCTCGTGATTTTGTCATTACCCACCGGGGGTCCGGCAACCAGACCCTCCACTACAACGCCAGCTATACGGGCTTCAATGCTACCACTCTGAGAAACAACCTGGGCT CTGGTTACACTCTGGACTACAGCACCAACTCTGTCATGTCTTTTGCCACCGTGTTTGCCGTCATGTTTACCAGCTGCACTGGGATCATGGCCGGAGCGAACATGTCAG GGGAGCTGAAGACTCCGAGTGTTTCCATCCCTAATGGCACCATCGTAGCTGTCTTTTACACCTTCACAGTCTACATCCTCCTCTTCATTTTGGTCAGCGCCACCTGTGACAG GGCCCTGTTGATCCAGGATTATGGGTTCCTCCAGAAAATAAACATCTGGCCGCCGTTTGTCACCATCGGGATATACTGCGCCTCTCTGTCAGCCGCAATGTGTGCTATGATCGGAGCGTCTCGTATCCTCCACGCTCTTGCTCTGGATCACCTCTTTG GTCTGCCATTAGCCCCGGCTGCCATGATGTCAAGCTCGGGGAATCCGTGGGTGGCAGTGCTGTACACCTGGGGTCTGGCACAG TGCGTGGTGTTTGCAGGCCAGCTCAACGCTATAGCAAGCTTGGTGACTGTTTTCTACTTGCTTGCCTACGCTGCTGTTGACCTGGCGTGTTTGGCTCTTGAGTGGGCGTCGGCACCAAATTTCAG ACCGACCTTCCAGCTCTTCTCCTGGCACACCTGCCTGCTGGGGATTCTGAGCTGTTTAGTGATGATGTTCGTCATTAATCCCGTGTACTCGTCGGGGAGCATCGTCCTcctgttactgctgctgcttttcctcCACTACAGATCGCCCACCAGCAGCTGGGGCTACATCAGCCAGGCTCTCATTTTCCATCAG GTGCGTAAGTATCTTTTGATGCTGGATGTGAGGAAAGACCATGTGAAGTTCTGGAGGCCGCAGGTGTTGTTAATGGTGGCCAACCCTCGCTCGTCCTGTCAGCTCATCCTGTTTGTCAACCAGCTGAAGAAGGGAGGACTGTTTGTGTTGGGCCACGTGCAGCTGGGAGATCTGG ACATTCTGCCATCAGACCCGGTCCAGCAGCAGTACAACTTCTGGTTGAGCCTAGTTGATAAACTCGGGGTGAAGGCCTTTGTAGACCTGACGCTGTCTCCCTCCGTCAGACAGGGAACACAGCATCTGCTGCGCATCACTGGCCTAG GCGGCATGAAGCCCAACACACTGGTTTTGGGTTTCTATGACAGCAGCACTCCTGAGGACTTCTTCCTACAAGATACTGCGTTCTGTGAGTCTTCGCTGGAACGTGGGAGTGAGGGTGAATACAATTTTGGGGTTGACTTGCCTTCATTACAGGCCCATTTCCCCCCAGTCCGACATGTTGAGAGCCCACGCTGGCTTTCACCAGAGGAGTATGTAGGGATAATTTCTGACGCCATCAAAATGAGCAAGAACGTGTGCCTTGCCCGCCATTTCTTCCAGTTagagggagaggggaaagaCAGCAAGGTTGACGGGTCCGACCGGACTATAGATGTGTGGCCTCTCAACCTGCTTCAGCCAGGCAGCCGTGATTATGAGGATGTGTGCAGCCTGTTTCTGCTGCAGATGGCCTGTGTGCTCAACATGTCCAGCAAATGGCGCCATGCAAGAATGAGGATCTTCCTGAATGTGGAGACCGAGTCCAGTGACCAGGGCTGGGTGGTAAACGAAGAGACGTTCCGAGAGTTGCTGAGGAAGCTGAGGATCAGGGCGTCGATAAAGATCGTGCCGTGGGACTCGGTGGTGCAGCACCACATTGAGCCGGACGGGGAGCGTTCAGCAGAGCCAATACAAGCTCTGTCTGAGGACTTCTTGTCCGCAGTGAACTGTATGTTGATGGAGCACAGCTCGCAAGCTGCTGTTCGCTTCCTGTATTTACCTCGACCTCCTGGTCAtcacagccaatcacagcagtACTTGGCTCAGCTAGAAGCAGTGACCAATAGTTTAGGGCCAACGCTCCTGATTCACGGTGTCACCCCTGTCACATACACTGATCTGTGA